From one Plasmodium yoelii strain 17X genome assembly, chromosome: 12 genomic stretch:
- a CDS encoding protein phosphatase, putative, translating to MDTDESKENDMEELPYKYEVFSSILLKNNIINNLNCHRNEDKPNLNIQFSDDITIKKNVKSRKGKRRKRKRRGRIIKYGNSDILYFSVIRIKKGYHIRNTFSILEKSVKTKIQKMEKIQTKIQLSTKNEQLNINKENKNRENNLDKFLRLNNNSRLLYNLINDVYRYINFELVIDRKRCYQCFLLKHDKINKYSIKLISLYKYLHIVKKKISQMDIYRNDCKIEKKKNNFIFNYGFYSKKGRYHENEDTSSHAMFSSYKIYNEVSKFINSLKEKNKSWNIKYNLLEDIFKLLKLKPTNKHNSESKFSGTDSDEYYEEGNWEGKNSGNSKASKASKASKANKTNKRRGNGENDGNRKNIFHSKNSEKIYLKFTLPTYYLIQKTHNNAEEENYDMICNYFFYDQNNKKKYIIKRKNKKNKVGDFDPYKLNVINYGVERSQMLPNDQEENYYTYNENLKKFPNVKFVCKACKKWECIKSNDKYNFCYFNYLFKHSNNAKKNIKKNNNIIYNAHNSDDFTVSDEFEYLHYYNKNKNKNNERLFSNVICENDDVSSSNNKRITDHDKIELFSDSARNNINCSYKIENVEEKEKGEDQIIKKHHDNVKYELMNEEFTLNDYMIECKTCRHFRMYDNLPNNYFTDMFFNEHGSLKCQNSMNKSGKSIFCNIPIICNQNDNEIEYIKNSKTNEYKTNCCLKNIRNNNFFKSMISYLYSDVEFYEKEKKKIFLYNKNKVYTTNKHTNILSVMEKGDCPNDQPKKEMDIIFSSVTNLKKQKKEYFDDIKRKMFVNYYKNTIKRNSENKQSKEQNDKDNNINILEKIPTQFDMHLFTICDGHTDSNASIFLIQNVHKLFYYLLIYTFFNIHMSLKLLHPLLDILYYKYTLDNNLKTFSGSCIINVLLRKNHIYVNNTGDSKCAIMTFDMEKFAYTNSMSNTLKKEKNKKKNKKKNKSDVEKNNIFSKPSNSEVTNYKNYIINEESISYNELNSEHNCNSYMEYLRMYKLNFYDNLKKDYLISKMEKNKEKLKQKVENIKCDKKELHKEKITTTDYQIKIKETEEVSNIKNFSNDNKKKKGKKTKEREENVSISNDLKDWIIKINKYILKEDGKQINIGNVPFNLIQFNRLYGCLHPCRVIGDYDLKEKGRDLNGKGSDSNGKGSDSNGKGSDLKEKCTDLKEKCTDSNGKCTDSNGKGNVSDFILSNNSNIYKYDMNNINLINNIHYIYKIQKCINCKIIYLLNSYGKINSIRNISLLNMKNELCQNNNIFVNYIEKEQTDNYCNNVIDKYESYNSSEKKLESFITIYKDNENINDSKKMGKKNINLCLNESVSPYLHIKNNSLNKNYVYRSGKNENKHFFHLLIIASDGVFEFLNPIYVLNIIKKNKPIYKKIQKIYHIYNMHINNRDSKNSDINYMLHTCMFTKKECTQLAKNIVKSTITSGNLDDSTCFCIFLFPTMFFQN from the coding sequence atggaTACCGACGAGTCCAAAGAAAATGATATGGAAGAACTACCTTATAAATATGAAGTGTTTTCTTCAATCttactaaaaaataatattataaataatttgaattgTCATAGAAATGAAGATAAGccaaatttaaatattcaatTTTCTGAtgatataacaataaaaaaaaatgtaaaaagtAGAAAAGGAAAACGacgaaaaagaaaaagaaggggaagaataataaaatatgggaATAgtgatattttatatttttcagttattagaattaaaaaaggatACCACATTCGAAATACATTTAGCATACTAGAAAAATCAGTAAAGACAAAAATccaaaaaatggaaaaaatacaaaCTAAGATTCAATTATCGACGAAAAATGAGCAActgaatattaataaagaaaataaaaacagaGAAAACAATTTAGACAAATTTTTGAGactaaataataattctagattattatataatctaataaatgatgtatatagatatataaattttgaatTAGTAATTGACCGTAAAAGATGCTACCAATGCTTTTTATTGAAacatgataaaataaataaatattctataaaacttatttctttatataaatatttacatatagtgaaaaaaaaaataagccAGATGGACATATACAGAAATGATtgtaaaatagaaaaaaaaaaaaacaatttcatttttaattatggTTTTTATAGCAAAAAGGGAAGGTATCATGAAAATGAGGATACAAGTTCTCATGCCATGTTTagttcatataaaatatataatgaggtcagtaaatttattaattcgttaaaagaaaaaaataaaagctgGAATATTAAGTATAACCTATTAGAAGATATTTTTAAACTATTAAAATTGAAGCCTACTAATAAGCATAATAGTGAATCCAAATTTTCTGGTACGGATAGTGATGAATACTATGAAGAAGGCAACTGGGAAGGTAAAAATAGTGGAAATAGTAAAGCTAGTAAAGCTAGTAAAGCTAGTAAAGCTAATAAAACTAATAAACGTCGTGGAAATGGTGAAAATGATGGAAAtagaaaaaacatatttcATAGCAAAAACAGTGAAAAAATTTACCTAAAATTTACATTACcaacatattatttaattcaaaAGACCCATAACAATGCAGAAGAAGAGAACTATGATATGATATGCAATTACTTTTTCTATGACCAAAATAATaagaagaaatatataataaaaagaaaaaataaaaaaaataaagttggTGATTTTGATCCTTATAAgttaaatgttataaattaTGGTGTTGAAAGATCACAAATGTTACCAAACGACCAAGAAGAAAACTACTATAcgtataatgaaaatttaaagaaATTTCCAAATGTTAAATTTGTTTGCAAAGCATGCAAAAAATGGGAGTGTATAAAAAGTAACgacaaatataatttttgctactttaattatttatttaagcATTCGaataatgcaaaaaaaaatataaaaaaaaataataatattatttataatgcACACAATTCAGATGATTTTACCGTTTCAGACGAATTTGaatatttacattattacaataaaaataaaaataaaaataatgagcGTCTCTTTTCAAATGTTATTTGCGAAAATGACGACGTGTctagtagtaataataaacGTATTACTGATCATGATAAAATCGAATTATTTTCTGACTCGGCTAGGAATAATATTAATTGTTcatataaaattgaaaatgtagaagaaaaggaaaaagGAGAAGatcaaataattaaaaaacatCATGATAATGTAAAATACGAATTAATGAATGAAGAGTTTACATTAAATGATTATATGATCGAGTGTAAAACTTGTCGGCATTTTAGAATGTATGATAACTTACCAAATAATTATTTCACAGACATGTTTTTTAATGAACATGGTAGCTTAAAATGTCAAAATTCTATGAACAAATCAGGTAAAAGTATATTTTGCAATATCCCAATAATTTGTAATCAGAATGATAATGaaatagaatatataaaaaatagtaaaactaacgaatataaaaccaattgttgtttaaaaaatataagaaataaCAATTTCTTCAAATCGATGATCTCTTATTTATATTCTGATGTagaattttatgaaaaagaaaaaaaaaaaatttttttatataataaaaataaagtttataCAACAAATAAACATACCAATATACTATCGGTTATGGAAAAAGGAGATTGTCCAAATGATCAACcaaaaaaagaaatggaTATAATTTTTAGTTCAGTAacgaatttaaaaaaacaaaagaaagAATATtttgatgatataaaaagaaaaatgttTGTAaactattataaaaatactatAAAAAGAAATTCAGAAAATAAACAGAGTAAAGaacaaaatgataaagacaataatataaatattttagaaaaaatacCTACTCAGTTTGATATGCATTTATTTACAATATGTGATGGTCATACTGATTCAAATGcttccatttttttaattcaaaatgttcataaattattttattatcttttaatttatacattttttaatattcacATGTCTTTAAAACTTTTACATCCCCTACTTGATAtcttatattataaatatacattggataataatttaaagacTTTTTCTGGGTCATGTATTATTAATGTGTTACTTAGgaaaaatcatatatatgtaaataatacTGGGGATAGTAAATGTGCTATTATGACATTTGATATGGAAAAATTTGCATACACGAACTCAATGAGTAATACATTGAAAAAAGagaagaataaaaaaaaaaataaaaaaaaaaataaaagtgatgttgagaaaaataatatattttctaaacCCTCAAATAGCGAAGTAACTAactataaaaactatattattaatgaAGAATCGATCTcatataatgaattaaattCTGAACATAATTGCAATAGCTATATGGAATATCTTAGAatgtataaattaaatttttatgataatttaaaaaaggaTTATTTGATCtcaaaaatggaaaaaaataaagaaaagttaaaacaaaaagttgaaaatataaaatgtgatAAAAAGGAATTacataaagaaaaaattacaaCAACCGATTatcaaattaaaattaaagagACAGAAGAGGTATCAAATATTAAGAATTTcagtaatgataataaaaagaagAAAGGAAAAAAGACAAAAGAAAGAGAGGAAAATGTTTCGATAAGCAATGATTTAAAAGATTggatcataaaaataaataaatatattttaaaagaagatggaaaacaaataaatataggtAATGTCCCTTTTAATTTAATTCAATTTAACAGATTATATGGATGTTTACATCCATGTCGAGTAATAGGTGATTATGATTTAAAAGAGAAAGGTAGGGATTTAAACGGGAAAGGTAGCGATTCAAACGGGAAAGGTAGCGATTCAAACGGGAAAGGTAGCGATTTAAAAGAGAAATGTACCGATTTAAAAGAGAAATGTACCGATTCAAACGGGAAATGCACCGATTCAAACGGGAAAGGTAATGTTTCggattttattttgtctaacaattctaatatatataaatatgacatgaataatataaatttgataaataatattcattatatttataaaatacaaaaatgtataaattgcaaaattatatatttattgaatagttatggaaaaataaattcgATTAGAAACATTTCTTTacttaatatgaaaaatgaattatgtcaaaataataacatcTTTGTAAATTATATTGAAAAAGAACAAACAGACAATTATTGTAATAATGTGATAGATAAATATGAAAGTTATAATTCCTCTGAAAAAAAACTTGAAAGTTTTATAACCATTTATAAAgacaatgaaaatattaatgactctaaaaaaatgggaaaaaaaaatattaacttATGTTTAAATGAATCCGTATCTCCATATttacatattaaaaataattcgttaaataaaaattatgtatatcgatcaggaaaaaatgaaaacaaacatttttttcatttgctAATTATCGCATCGGATGGTGTTTTTGAATTTCTTAATCCGatttatgttttaaatataataaaaaagaataaacctatttataaaaaaatacaaaaaatttatcatatttacaacatgcatataaataatcgAGATTCAAAAAACAGcgatataaattatatgttaCATACATGTATGTTTACTAAAAAAGAATGCACACAGCTCgctaaaaatattgttaagAGCACAATTACTAGTGGAAATCTTGATGACAGTACAtgtttttgtatttttttgtttcctACAatgttttttcaaaattaa
- a CDS encoding pyridoxal kinase, putative, translating to MVNVNKDNIVTIQSQVFDGFCGNNIASFVLRRRGHVPKILNTVQYYSKYKHCGMELNICDMKSILNEFILDVSNLYEDKNNLYFLTGFIKTKECVECAINTILELKNKRINKCINNNNATINNITNNNATINDNITNNNEEEYLIENIINMNFLWICDPVMGDDGKIYVNKDIVDVYKRYASNADILTPNQYELELLCDKKILNEKDVIDSLSALLNKGAKMVILTSVRYNFDNEHLFVYVSFFNKQNKMICFKYKIKKFDFYVCGTGDLFSSLLLSFIIKQGGSILKIVSQVLNIMHNVIENSIGSMELHIIENQDIIASDKVYGTLVNAEPVYI from the exons atggtaaatgttaataaagataatatcGTAACTATTCAATCTCAAGTATTTGATGGATTCTGTGGAAACAATATTGCTTCATTTGTTTTAAGAAGGCGAGGACATGTCCCAAAAATTCTGAACACAGTTCAATATTATTCAAAGTATAAACATTGTGGTATggaattaaatatatgtgatATGAAAAGTATTTTGAATGAGTTTATATTAGATGTGTCAAATTTATATgaggataaaaataatttatacttCTTAACTGggtttattaaaacaaaggAATGTGTCGAATGTGCTATAAACACTATtttagaattaaaaaataaaagaataaaCAAATGtatcaataataataatgcaactataaataacatcacaaataataatgcaaCTATAAATGATAACAtcacaaataataatgaagaagAATATTtgatagaaaatataataaacatgAATTTTTTATGGATATGTGACCCTGTAATGGGAGATgatggaaaaatatatgtaaataaggATATTGTAGATGTATATAAAAGATATGCTAGTAATGCTGATATATTAACACCAAACCAATATGAACTTGAATTATtatgtgataaaaaaatattaaatgaaaaagatgTAATAGATTCTTTATCAgctttattaaataaaggAGCTAAAATGGTCATTTTAACATCTGTTAGATATAATTTCGATAACGaacatttatttgtttatgtcagtttttttaataaacaaaataaaatgatttgctttaaatataaaattaaaaaatttgatttttatGTATGTGGAACTGGTGAtctattttcttctttattattatcctttataataaaacaagGTGGAAGCATTCTAAAAATTGTTTCCCaagttttaaatataatgcaT aatGTTATAGAAAATAGTATTGGCTCTATGGAGTTGCACATAATag aaaacCAAGATATAATTGCCAGTGACAAGGTATATGGAACTTTGGTTAATGCCGAGCCTGTTtatatataa
- a CDS encoding RAP protein, putative, giving the protein MRKLSLKILSSKISRLNNVHVQKVFFCNKKYEPFINNSNEFNIPYNNLDDVEFEDQLSSAITFDINIDSDKKWKKQEEIEYNNFLKNIQNQKFCNHNFVQEGNLEEPQNCEINEAINEGINEVDLTNCEITETIKNIKNILDTYEMGGEEKDEITIIETIFNNLKTKNNKHILNLMGDNYINIFVSILYKNFENISYNNFVIFINIIYELRQKQIIRDFSYEYIKFLNKENNLIFQNNSVKNSNDIKYLKLSENEKINLCINILEILNNCSLYFSDYYEYLLSKLDKMNKDQIVLFSKECYKHSLRTKHYLDQVCNICVEKIKIFDIKNIQSLYYSFHRFPKDYSKFYDISLNLILENITHFDIYFDHILLKIANNFKNDKKYANLIASIANKINVYITQIRKNINYQPNNGSVENGPKLVATDQSKMNAQCPQIVSKAEKNLDPKKNLDSKKSVDSQKNLDPEKGVDSEKSVNSEPSSETCKELICHDSKQVDNSETDVCNTIVETIKCLKYLEYRKNNDNEVKNAVNTIYEFINDHPEYLKLLSVDDVVYILVCFTSYNKRVVIYNNLLDILCERSNEFLHAKNISLWIYPVLYLSKISWFHGNYFNFLFNCIKDNYVLSRLNVFQLLKLLSSIVKMNIYDEEIYNILIKKLFTEWDTIKKKLVDISTFLWSCAYVNIIYKPLFDSAYISIINLIDNKSLVLDNVIYKNCFVNITWAFIVGNYHKNEKNFDKILNITFLNRNPNDSQAFKRLHQIADACFKEIPNYLINLRSLDILYQYCMHEKCKTLRNDFNIYKKEKDAMKIKNKIIDEIAHILKKIPTSYQLHYEPYNNSPYIIDILLNQNQKIGICVYGKEHLMRTLANSHWDYMNTGFTSLQMRILASHGWKIIPINGGEWLKLNTEQKKTYLQEYFKKYSIQI; this is encoded by the exons atgagaAAACTTTCGTTGAAAATATTAAGTTCAAAAATATCACGTTTAAACAATGTACATGTAcaaaaagtttttttttgtaataaaaaatatgaaccgttcataaataattcaaaCGAATTTAACATtccatataataatttggaTGATGTCGAATTTGAAGATCAACTATCATCAGCTATAACatttgatataaatattgatagtgataaaaaatggaaaaaacaAGAAGAAATAGAATATAATAactttttgaaaaatattcaaaatcaAAAATTTTGTAATCATAATTTTGTTCAAGAAGGAAATTTAGAGGAACCTCAAAATTGTGAAATAAATGAGGCCATAAATGAGGGCATAAATGAGGTTGACCTAACAAATTGTGAAATAACGGAAActatcaaaaatattaaaaacataCTTGATACATACGAAATGGGTGGTGAAGAAAAAGATGAAATCACAATAATAGAAACAATATTCAATAAtctaaaaacaaaaaataataaacatatattaaatttaatgggagacaattatataaatatatttgtttctaTTCTCTATAAAAATTtcgaaaatatatcttataataattttgttatttttataaacataaTTTATGAATTAAGACAGAAACAAATAATTCGTGATTTTTCCTACGAATATATAAAgtttttaaataaagaaaataaccTAATTTTTCAAAACAACAGTGTTAAAAATAGTAAcgatattaaatatttaaaattaagtgaaaatgaaaaaataaatttatgtattaacattttagaaattttaaataactgttctttatatttttcagattattatgaatatttaCTTTCCAAACTtgataaaatgaataaagatcaaattgttttattttctaaagaATGTTATAAACATAGTTTAAGAACAAAACATTATTTAGATCAAGTTTGTAATATATGtgtagaaaaaataaaaatttttgatattaaaaatatacaatccTTATATTATTCTTTTCATCGTTTTCCAAAAGATTATtcaaaattttatgatatttcattaaatttgattttagaaaatataacaCATTTTGACATTTATTTTGATCATATTCTTCTCAAAATAgctaataattttaaaaatgataaaaaatatgccaATTTAATTGCATCTATagcaaacaaaataaatgtcTACATAACTCAGAtacgaaaaaatattaattatcaACCAAATAATGGGAGTGTTGAAAATGGGCCTAAGTTGGTAGCTACCGACCAAAGTAAAATGAATGCCCAATGTCCCCAAATTGTTAGCAAGGCGGAAAAAAATCTCGACCCCAAAAAAAATCTCGACTCAAAAAAAAGTGTCGACTCACAAAAAAATCTCGACCCAGAAAAGGGTGTCGACTCAGAGAAAAGTGTCAACTCAGAACCGAGTAGTGAAACGTGCAAAGAACTAATTTGCCACGATTCTAAACAAGTGGACAATAGCGAAACAGATGTTTGTAACACCATTGTTGAAACAATAAAATGTTTGAAGTATCTTGAATAtcgaaaaaataatgataatgaagTAAAAAATGCAGTAAACACAATTTACGAATTTATAAATGATCATCCAGAATATCTAAAATTGTTATCTGTAGATGatgttgtatatatattggtaTGTTTTacttcatataataaaagagttgtaatatataataacttaTTAGACATATTGTGTGAAAGAAGTAATGAATTTTTAcatgcaaaaaatatatctttatgGATATATCcagttttatatttatcaaaaatatcATGGTTTCAtggaaattattttaattttttatttaattgtatTAAAGATAATTATGTGTTAAGCAGATTAAATGTTTTTCAATTactaaaattattatcatctattgttaaaatgaatatatatgatgaagaaatttataatatattaataaaaaagctATTTACCGAATGGGATActatcaaaaaaaaacttgTAGATATATCTACATTTTTATGGTCATGTGcatatgttaatattatttataaaccTTTATTTGATAGCGCatatatatctattattaatttaattgaTAATAAATCTTTGGTTTTAgataatgttatatataaaaattgttttgtTAATATAACATGGGCTTTTATTGTTggtaattatcataaaaacgaaaaaaattttgataaaatattaaatattacatTCTTGAATCGAAACCCTAACGACTCACAAGCATTTAAGCGATTGCACCAAATAGCAGATGCCTGTTTTAAGGAAATaccaaattatttaataaatttaagatCTTTAGATATTTTATATCAATATTGTATGCATGAAAAATGTAAAACATTAAGAAatgattttaatatatataaaaaagaaaaagatgccatgaaaattaaaaataaaattattgatGAAATTGcacacattttaaaaaaaataccaaCTTCATATCAATTACATTATGAACCATATAATAATTCACCATATATTATTGACATacttttaaatcaaaatcaAAAAATTGGTATTTGTGTTTATGGAAAAGAACATTTAATGAGAACTTTAGCCAATTCTCATTGGGATTATATGAATACTGGATTTACTTCTTTGCAAATGAGAATTTTAGCTAGCCATGGTTGGAAg aTTATACCAATTAATGGTGGGGAGTggttaaaattaaatacagaACAAAAAAAGACATATTTACAGGAatactttaaaaaatactctatacaaatttaa
- a CDS encoding 40S ribosomal protein S11, putative, whose amino-acid sequence MASKKVKVPQPETAIVSGPQPKEGELVFGVAHIFASFNDTFIHVTDLSGRETLVRITGGMKVKADRDESSPYAAMMAAQDVAARLKELGVTAIHIKLRASGGTKSKTPGPGAQSALRALARSGLKIGRIEDVTPIPTDSTRKKSGRRGRRL is encoded by the exons atgGCTTCAAAAAAAGTTAAAGTTCCACAGCCTGAAACAGCAATAGTATCAGGCCCACAGCCAAAAGAAGGAGAATTAGTTTTTGGAGTTGCTCATATTTTTGCTTCTTTTAATGATACTTTTATACATGTTACTGATTTAAGTGGAAGGGAAACTCTTGTCAGAATTACAg GCGGTATGAAGGTTAAGGCAGACAGAGATGAGTCAAGCCCATACGCAGCTATGATGGCAGCTCAAGATGTTGCTGCTCGATTAAAAGAATTAGGAGTTACTGCTATTCATATTAAATTAAGAGCCTCTGGAGGAACAAAATCAAAAACCCCTGGCCCAGGAGCACAATCAGCTTTAAG AGCTTTGGCCCGTTCAGGTTTAAAAATCGGCAGAATTGAAGATGTCACACCAATTCCAACTGATTCAACTAGAAAAAAGTCAGGAAGAAGAGGAAGACGtttgtaa
- a CDS encoding tRNA pseudouridine synthase, putative, whose protein sequence is MFNIYLFFFFTFSQFGNIYNIRVCEIKKKNYINNLEIGNIKRDYNFINYTNANMLYDKKKNKIKLSTQNKLNQNKLSDSEKLTNLILVIDYDGTNYKGWTGIENSSSVYLNAVSGFKNIKRSDNYNANIIEKVEDSDYSFNNLTKKYETVQNCILNCLLKIHGYGENININNYKETNLKPFEFIGVSRTDKGVHAKEYVCQYISYKKLPPFNGNLKKIKLSLNRLLNKDIKVLGIFNAPFNNFNVRYHNLGKIYTYNVDLRKPSQPLERNLSWQLYDDSRFSFLLKDKSTKYETDAKGRRNGNEHKSGNIYDTSLASIFGAPESGSENESGSVSGNTNGDAGDVGDVGDVGDVGDVGDVGDVGDVGDVGDAGDAGDGAADLAIQERIENIIKKEKGNYGEDKIIHSLNIINKKNEYKSSILCDIDKIKECSKLFIGYHNFECFRGILKGTEKQRTINTFCNIHFLDIYKLKDNLYQFIIQGDRFLYHMIRIIVGTLIQVGVGILNFQDVKDALYNSKPLKVKLCAPPQGLCLKKILFPLEIEHLVNSAIFSE, encoded by the coding sequence ATgtttaacatttatttattttttttttttactttctCACAATTTggtaatatatacaatataagGGTatgtgaaataaaaaaaaaaaattatataaataatttagaaataggaaatataaaaagggattataattttataaattatactaATGCTAATATGTTATatgataagaaaaaaaataaaataaaattatctaCTCAAAATAagttaaatcaaaataaattatcagATTCTGAAAAGTTgacaaatttaattttagttATTGATTATGATGGAACTAATTATAAAGGCTGGACAGGAATTGAGAATTCTAGTTCGGTTTATTTAAATGCTGTTTCtggatttaaaaatataaaaaggtCAGATAATTATAATGCCAATATTATAGAAAAAGTAGAAGATAGTGATTAtagttttaataatttaacgaaaaaatatgaaacaGTACAAAATTGTATACTTAATTGTTTGTTAAAAATACATGGATATGGAGAAAAtatcaatattaataattataaagaaACTAATTTAAAACCTTTTGAATTTATAGGGGTTAGTAGAACAGATAAAGGTGTACATGCTAAAGAATATGTTTGtcaatatatttcatataaaaaattaccaCCATTTAATggaaatttgaaaaaaataaaattatctttaaatcggttactaaataaagatataaagGTTTTAGGAATTTTTAATGCaccttttaataattttaatgttAGATATCATAATTtaggaaaaatatatacatataatgttGATCTTAGAAAACCATCACAACCTTTAGAAAGAAACTTATCATGGCAATTATATGACGACTCACGCTTTTCATTTCTTTTGAAAGATAAGTCAACAAAATATGAAACCGATGCAAAGGGGCGTAGGAATGGAAATGAACATAAAAGTGGAAATATCTATGATACAAGTTTGGCCTCCATTTTTGGTGCACCCGAGAGTGGAAGCGAAAATGAAAGCGGCAGCGTAAGCGGCAACACAAATGGTGATGCTGGCGATGTTGGCGATGTTGGCGATGTTGGCGATGTTGGCGATGTTGGCGATGTTGGCGATGTTGGTGATGTTGGCGATGTTGGCGATGCTGGCGACGCGGGGGACGGTGCAGCCGATTTGGCCATCCAGGAAAGAATTGAgaatatcataaaaaaagaaaaaggaaattatggagaagataaaataatacactcactaaatataataaataaaaaaaatgaatataaatctTCTATTTTATGTGATATAGACAAAATTAAAGAATgttcaaaattatttataggaTATCATAATTTTGAATGTTTTAGAGGAATTCTTAAAGGAACAGAAAAACAAAGAACTATTAACACATTTtgtaatatacattttttagatatatataaattaaaagataaTTTATATCAATTTATAATTCAAGGAGATCgatttttatatcatatgATAAGAATAATTGTTGGAACCTTAATACAAGTTGGGGTTggaattttaaattttcaagATGTCAAAGATGCTTTATATAATTCTAAGCCACTTAAAGTTAAATTGTGTGCACCTCCCCAAGGATTatgtttgaaaaaaattttatttccaCTAGAAATTGAACACCTTGTTAATTCAGCAATTTTTTCTGAATAA